The genomic region gcaacaaaagaaaaaaaaactatccattttataaataacaaaacaaaagaccCTACTTTTATCAAAATGCTTATATGATCATCTCAACTTTTGACAATGTCTGAAATTCCATTCATACTATGAAAGTTATCTAACTATCTATAACTAAACCTTATATGGACATGTACAACTTCTTGTGACTGTACtttactgttgtttcatcagtATATTGAATTCTACTTTGTATCCTCTGAAGTATTGGAAACCAATTAGGAAActgtttttatactgaaaattaaaattaatttctaaaacttcttgtttgtaaataaagtaatttaagatGTACAGAACCAGTTGTTACTTTATACAGCCTTCTATACGTCCTTATTTTCTGATGTACCACAGTTCTGAAACTTCTTTAGCTAAGTGTACATAAATCTACAGACAAAATAAATACTACCCCATTTATTAAccaaataatacataaacagaTTACTGAGAAACTTGTTACCTAACTGTACTAACATCAGTATGTGGCTGTTTATTTTCAACATAACCAgctgtgtgttttttgttttaaacaacagtCAACAATGTAGGAGTGATGTATGACTACCCAAGCTTGTTTCTTGAAGTTCCTGAAACAGTGAGTTAACAGTTTTTCTCTTGCTGTATTGGTATTGTGATGAtgtaataaattttgtgaaatgattCTCATAAATTAATAAGCACTTAAGTTTGTGTATGTACAAACGACttattttttacttaagtttGTGTATGTACaaacgacttttttttttttaccaataccacagtaaacttgtattactaacatttttctctttgtttaccTAATTCATACTGGTATTAGTATTTCCTAATGTTCTTTTAGatatagttgtatttttaattaaatgctttctttttctttacCTAATTAGTAAAGTTTGTCACATTGTACAAACATACAACAGCTAATGTTTAACAGAATGGAAGATCATATTTGACTTCTAGCTATAATGTAACTGttgaaagattaaaaacaaccaaatcaGGGAGAAATGGTTTTAAGTAATAAgatgttctatttttatttagaaaatttggCAATGTATTACTGTCAATATGATGTCGGTAACTATGATGACTTATCTAATTCTGCCCGATATGGTCAAGAGGTAAGTTTAATATAATCACTGTCTGTTATCTCCACATTAAAAGGTTAATAAAGTAGATATGTGATGTGTTAGGTATTGCTTTAGCTTATCAGTTGAGTTACTTATAACTAGTAGTTAAGACCACTAAGTCTTGTTTTTTAAGTTCCAGGTAACATATGCCACCAACTgctaatttaaagttttataattttgcatATTTAAACTAACTTCACCTAATGACTACTGCTATTATTTTGTGTAAGTGtgaaaacttaacatttttttcaacTGATGATAAAGTATTAGATATAACTGGTAACAGATTTTCTAAGCTCTAAATTTGTGATAAAAGCTAACAGGAGAACTTTCAAATcaaccctttcacaacaggctcTATACacgagttcatctacacatttgcacactaAGTATTTGTGCTATAACTTTAGatacatgtgtatcttcacaaaatctggtacaCTTTTAGTAATGATTACAACTGTTTTATATgcacaaaatcagatttttaatgaaatatttttaaagatttgttttgtgCAAATATTGAGTTTTTCATTAGTattagtgcaaagtgattttgtgttatgattaaaacaaaactattctttgtcccaaaaaatCTCAACTATTATTCCTGCAATctttaaaacttcctaaatacctttcaaacatttgttttcagtaatactttgttttgttattttctatacttttatgtGGAATCTGTTAACCAACCGTGTAACCATCTTAAACAAATtaggaaataataaattactttttcatgctagaatgactaatgtattataacaaacaacttatattaaacatttgtatttttttaagtcTCGTAACATTATGTACTTTTATTGGCTTTGCTGACATTACATAAATTACACTGAACGGTTGATGTGCACGCAtcacatatccaataatataaaacttacctTTAGTCTTCTGTgtttttagtggactagtattttgtaatattgtcacattttaaattattatatacattaaatatatgtaGCCTATATGCAAATAGCTTATTACTATTTGAATATAAATtagtaaacttatttttctttaaaaatgcaacaattcaaaaagtaaacaattctTTTATCACTGTGAACTTTGTTGCTGCTGGACACAGTTTGCTAagcctttttaaaattttttcgtgtgaaggatatcaaacaatatgtattaaagttttatgtatacagttagattatttatgattttgtggTTATTTAATACTGATACTATATATAGCTTTCTATTATAACTTATTAAgcattgtaattaaaatgtatttagattttaaaaaatatgaaacttgtagTAGACTAAGGTAACAACCTACCTTCATGAAatcttaattagaaaaaaatgtggtagcctttttacagattaaaatggttgagaaaatcACTAGGAGGATGTTCTAAGCTatcaattggttattcatatcatatattgaagtatgtataagggaccatttccaaaatggaaagagatgaacaGGGCCACCATGTCTCATTCAGTACATAAGCTGTATCTCATCAAAGTAATAATATATGAAGTTCTTGTCTTTTATTCTAGCTTGTTATTAGTAaattgagttcctaatttgtatgaaactatacttaatatttttacatcaaaTTTTAAACAGCGGTGTATTCATCATACCAAGCAACTcgctaaaatctatatttggatgtgttcttttaatatttacttttattttttaagaaattaacttgtatgtagtattaaagtttgaattatctacaatttgattctagacttattgacataaatttataaaatagtttaataaaattttgaatgcaaattaacaaatgtaatggTATGGCTTTTGACCCAAGACCTGTTGTAAAAGGGTTAATTGGAAAGGAGTGTTATCCTAATTATATTGCATAAACAGAGCATCAAGTGTtgcttttttaataaatatacaaacaagatGTGTGTTTGCAGAGGTTTCTTACAATGTTTATCTTTAAGGAGGAGAGGTCTTGTCATCAACATGTCATCCACTTCATCCTTCTATCCTCTTCCACTGATGGCAGCATACTCAGCTTCAAAGGTGTGAATTTTCCACTCTTATCTTCTATATTACCTGTGAATATGTGTATGCTTGTTTTATACAAGTGTATGTATCGGAAAAGTAATATAGTAAGCCTTGGTATTAATGTAGATGCATTCTGTTACAGTACTTTGTATGCAACATAGAAAAGTGTGAAACTGTATTCTGCTGTTTCATATTGGTTAGAGATGTTTCAGGAAGTGACATGGTGTGATGTATGATGGTAGTGTATTTTAAAGGTCAGGGCAGGTGAATTCTTTTATTGAAACTTGGGTTTTGGTGACTTAGTTGTCTAGAGCACTGACTTCACGTTATGAATTTGAATTCAAGTCGGGGCAAGTTTTTTAACATCCTGGTACACTATTTTTTATCAGTACCTTGTTGTGGAGAGAACTTTTATATAAACAGGTATATTATcagaaaatttcatatttttaatctaGCCTTTTTCTTTGGTAATCAAAACTTTCTGTATCACAATAGAGCTCCAGTAAAGAATACTGTTATCAGTCTGTGTGTGACATCAAACCAAGGAGAAAGaacattgtaatgttacagtTTGAACATGTAACTCAGTAAATTATTTGACAACCATGGCTGATATGAGGTCATTGTGGAACAACatgtatcataactacattttgactgtttagttttgtgtgtagGGTGATGTTACCAAACAATGATCACATATGGGAAGGGTTTCATAAGAGTGCTTCCCAATATAAAACCTTCATACTCGGATCAGAAATATGTTCAGATCATGGATTTATAATTTCAAAGATGGTGATATCCCTTATACTTAATGGTGCTGAAAAAAATGAATAAGGATCAACTTTGGGTGATCAGGACTATCCAGagagagacctgcaacaagtcataccCTAGTATTAGTAAACAAAGTGCAACATCATTTAGCAGGTAAGAGTCCACAAGTTCAAAGggtattttaataatgtaacaaGACAAAAGCTATCCACATGCCCCAGACAATAGTGCAGAACATGCTCATGAAGAAACTCCACCTGGGAAAATGACACATTTAAGTTGTATTCAAGATGTAATCGTTCGACCATTGCATACCTTGAGACTAAAGACTGAAATGTTATTCttactattttatacaaagacaTTCTGGTCGAGTTGCTGGACACAGAACTTGTAGATTTCTGTGTGAAATGGACTGTTAAAACAAGTGGGAAATTTTCTTCTTGTATACCAGAAGACAACCCTATCTGGTCTGATGGACTTCAGGGTTAAGTGAATGCATAAATTTTACTATTAAGTAAAAATTCTAATTCTATgttaacaattcttttattttaaaatacccaAAGACTGGCATATAAAGGTTCAAATTTTTttgtccaattttttttttttttttttttttttttaaagtaaaagatGTTTAAACTTTGACCTCCTATGCAGGCCCAACAGCTATTCCCTGTAAGCAAAGCCCTTTCACATTGTCACCAAACCTGATAAAGGAAGTTGTACTTAACCAAATTACATGAACAAAATTCAAAGATCTTTATGTTGATTGGCTAAAATCCACAATAAAACATCAAGGAAAAAATACAATGAACATTAAATTACAAACATCATAAACATATCTGAAAATATTCTTGAAGACATTTACCCTTCAGGCTCTCATCCAGGTCTTGTGTATGGGTTATCTGAAGTTCACAAAGATCATATTTTTTTAAGACCTATTTGATCGAACATTGGTTTCCATACCTATAAATTGgctaattttttttccattcctATCTTAAATTTACTCGCTTCCAATGAGTGTAGAGTTAAATATTCCTTTTCCTTTGCTGAAGAAGCTTTTAAAATTAACACTGGTCAAAACATATTTGCTAGTTTTAGCAATGAATCTTTATTTGTATAGTGGACTGTTTGTGAATAACCATAAATAAACTTCTTCCCTCCAAAATGAAACCTGTACAAACTGTAATTGCCAACACTTCAAAGAATTACTTAAACTTGCCCTCAAGAACAATCACTTTCTCTTCAATGGCTAGCTATGTGACCAAGTAAATGGCATGCCACTAAGGGCATCATTAAGGCTGACTCTTGCAAACATATTTTGTCACAATGCCTTGTTAGGCACCTGTCCTACTGACCACAGACTGGCATTATATAgaaggtatgttgatgatacatttacTGTTTAGAATCTCTACTTGCATCAAACAGtttttagattattaaaataaaacgtgctaacattaatttcacttaaaactgaaaaaaaaatctgtaaaggACCTTTTCTTTAAGTCAACAGATTAGATAACTACTTGAACatctgtttttattgtaaaattaacatCTAGAGGCTTCAATACTTGATTCAACAGTTCTGTTCCAAATCATAACCTTGTACAACTTTTTATTCTCAGTGTTCTCAATAGAGCTTCCAACATTTGTTCTGACTACAACATTGTTCATACCAgaatcattttaataaacaatgacTACACCCCTcccaaaaacaatacaaaatgtacAATGTTGATAAATACCCAGTAAGACTGATCATTCTTTTTGTGAAGTTACTCATTGTTAGattgattaaaacattttatcgACAAGGTTAAGTACAACCAATATTTAGATTACCATTCAAAGTGCAAAATACATTTAGGTGTAAATATGTTACACCCCATGTGCTCCAGGAttgtatataaatacttattGGTTGTAATACCACTTGTATTGACAAAACTATATACCAGTTACACTTGAGCATGCAAAAGTGTGGGGAAAAACTATAAATCAAGCAGGATCCACAGTTTGCTCATAGTGAAAACACTAACCTCATCTTGATAAGGAATTTTAAAATCATCTTATGTGAATCATGAGCTGTTGAACCTTTAAAGAATGAATATCTATATTACTTTAAACTTCCAGAGTTAAGTAACACAACTTTGCAATTAATTCTGCCCTAAATACTTGTATAATAACTTTGCTTTATTCTGTGCTGTTTGattcttttaaaacataatttggaaaaagttaatttttacagTGTTTTAAACTTTACAGAATGCCTACCTAATAATCTACCATGCTCAGTGTAGcttgctgaagatggaatatcTTAACTCTGAAATGttcaataattaaatttgttgttCAACAAGCACGTGTTGCTGCCATTGTCTTGTTGTTCGTGATTGAACTTCAATTCCCATCCTATtgctatgtttatatttatcttgtatgACTATCTTATCAAGTATTTCAAAAATTCTGTGTAAAgcaatagataaaaataaattagacagAAAAGATTATTTTTCTCCATCATTGTGATGTACTTAACACTGGCGAGGCTTACTAAAGCTGTAATGATCGTTGTGATGTACTTAACACTGGCGAGGCTTACTAAAGCTGTAATGATCGTTGTGATGTGCTTAACACTGGCTAGGCTTACTAAAGCTGTAATGTATGACTTTTAACAACTACTCCTAGTGGAGAACAGGATTATGATAGTTTATTAAAGTAGAACAGACCAAAAATCTGGGGTTTTTTATAGTTCACTTTTGTATTTGGATTTGCAATAATCTtggttgtatttgttttaaaactgcataaatattTGTACGTTACAAGATGACTTAAGGATGTTCAATGTTAGTGAGTGCATAAAACTAGGAACTCTGTGAAGGGAAGTTATCCCTGTGACAAAATCCtttcattttatattagtttattactCAAGCAACATGTACAAGTAAAAGATCTCCTtagttattgaaaacaaattagtGAGAGAGAAACAGTACACGTCcaaaaaatagctttaaaaaattATGAGTGTAGATATAGGATAGTGgttcaggttgttgtttttagcTGTATCAGTGTAGATATAGGATAGTGgttcaggttgttgtttttagcTGCATGAGTGTAGATATAGGATAGTGgttcaggttgttgtttttagcTGCATGATTGTAGATATAGGATAGTGgttcaggttgttgttttttagctgCATGAGTGTAGATATAGGATAGCAgttcaggttgttgtttttttagctgCATGAGTGTAGATATAGGATAGCAgttcaggttgttgttttttagctgCATGAGTGTAGATATAGGATAGCGgttcaggttgttgtttttagcTGCATGAGTGTAGATATAGGATAGCGgttcaggttgttgtttttagcTGCATGAGTGTAGATATAGGATAGCGgttcaggttgttgtttttagcTGCATGAGTGTAGATATAGGATAGCGgttcaggttgttgtttttagcTGCATGAGTGTAGATATAGGATAGCGgttcaggttgttgtttttagcTGCATGGGTGTAGATATAGGATAGTGgttcaggttgttgtttttagcTGCATGGGTGTAGATATAGGATAGTGgttcaggttgttgtttttagcTGCATGAGTGTAGATATAGGATAGTGgttcaggttgttgtttttagcTGCATGAGTGTAGATATAGAATGATGATTTTGTCTCCACTTGTCAAACACTGTTggcattttcttattttttctaatatgCATATAATTgagggaaataaaaataattatatccaaTTGGATTTATTAAATGGAACTGTctggtaaataatatttttaaaatctagttttatctttcatattttatactttcattgaGTGTTTCAACCAGAAAATGTGTGGTGTTATCACAACAActataattttactgaaaataactTGCATTCACCTGATTAAAAAAGAAAGCTAAGACAAAAGGAagctcttttttgttttgttttttaaaggaatTTTAACAAATTCACAAATTTATAAGTGGAAATATGAACTACATTATATGGCtttgcatcatttttttttttttattttttttttttttcaagcacaaaactacatagtgCTAAAACTTGCATCAATTTTCATGCAGTTAGGTTATGAatttttagtgtaataaaaacacaaacatcacTGTAGTGTCCATTTGGAAAGTAAGCAAGGAATGGTGTGGTTTTTGCACGTTAGTTTCTTGTAAACGAAACTACACCATAGGATTATGGTGTAGATGTGTGGCTACAGGATGGAGCATGACCAAACATGGCACTAgtgatttattttgatataaagtttTAGATCTGTTATGTATTCAACTTCTGTATCAAATGCACACTGCTACTGATGTCTGTATTCTCGGTGGAAACAGGATACAATTAATCTGCTAGTTAAAAGGTCTTCTCCAATTATTATGGTAactgaatgtttatattttccaCTCTTAAACATACTATTTGCATGTCTTCATTTtcaatgttattattactttaatagaAAAATTCAACTACAGAATTTTATTAGAATACGTCTCAtcatagaaatttaaaaattgagATATATGAATGTAGCAGTTTCCTAAAATTGATTACTGATGAATCGAATGTTCTACCATTAAATGTACTGGTTTtctcaaaatacaaaactgttgaCAAAAGGAACAAGAGTTTTTAATATCTGTCAGTAAAGATCTCTACTATAATTTGTAGTATACTGTTCTACTATTTCATATTTGAGATTTTTCTTAGGCATATGTTGACTGGTTTTCACGAGCCTTAACGTATGAATACAGCTCCAGTGGAATTGTAATTCAAACTGTACTGCCTTCTTATGTTTCCACCAAGCTTACAAGATTCAGTAACTTCCTTCAAAAACCAGGATTCATTGTTCCTGATGCACCCACATTTGTTCGAAGTGCTATCAGAACTGTTGGAATGACCAGTCGTACAACCGGATATTGGAGCCATGGACTTCAAGTTAGTATTTATCTATCTTTTAAGAGTTGGTGATTAAAATATTTGACATGGAAGCTGTGGATCTGTAGATCAGGTCCCATCACCCTCATGTAATGGCCAATCTCATTTTTTTGGTAAAGCTTAGCCCAAGGGTGGATGTTgtgtggtgttaactagctgcatTCGCTTTATATTATCACCTCCACGTGAGGGTCAGCTAATGCTGAtgacccttgagtagcttttccacaaattgtaacaaacaaacaagttgccTTTTTTCTGTTTCATCATAGAATGTTTACAGTGATGCTTAGTTGGGATAAATATTGGAGTATTCGGAGTTTCTGATAATTTTAGTTGGAGTATTGCTACAGAGATATTAAGTAGTTAACTTTCTGCTATTCATTTAAGgctcttaaaatgttttatcaaaacatGCTAAACTCTCAGTTAAAATAAGTCTGTAGAAactacataacataatgtttaaggaCAAAAAGGACTTGTTGGTCCATCCTCTCTAAACTAAGGGTTGGCAAATCTTCAAAGAgctgttttgttttcatctaaGACCAAAACATTGAGAGCTGTAATGTCCTAAGAGTTTTACAATACTAAAAGTATAGGTTTTATTCCCCTTACTGAACTTAGCAGATAGTCTGAGAACTGCACAAATCTCAAGCAGCATGTCTCATCAGGTGGAGGTTGCTGAACCATGATCTCGTCtaaatgattaaataaaactCTTAACTATTCCTTATCTTTCATGTAACTATCAAGCTTTGCCTTAAACTTGCTTAAATTTTCTGTTTccacatctgaaggcaactcattccaaaaataactattaattgAAAATGACTCCTGTGTTGTCAAAACTGTCCCTGTTtctactgttaaatatgaaaatgatGTTGCACCAGTACTAAACACCTCAGTCAACTCTTCCCCCCTCTTAACTTTTGAGAAAACTGAGATTTCAGCATCTCCTCATATGACATCATCCTGGACATcttcctctgaacccttttcaaAATTTCAGTGCCCTTCCTAAGGTAAGAAGGCCAGAAGTGAACACAATACACGAAACATGGtctacaatgaaattattataacttctttttaaacttgtattttatatttctgtaaatacaacctaaaataatatttgctctaccactagcaacagaaCAAAGTTTGGATGGCTTAAGACTGACCcgctattacaccaagatctcttTTTATCATGACacttaaggttattcccatacaaattatgataacctgcatgcattatttgtgtttattgtgATTAATATCTGCCTGCCATATATTTTTCCCacctcactaaatgatctaaaccaTTTTGGGAAAATGGCTTCATATATAGTACAGGAGTCATGTTGAATTTGGTGATGGTTTGAAAAACAAGTTAATGATTCTGATATGAAAGGGGTTACTAAGCAAAGAGGGATCTTGTAACCCCCACCTATGTGTTAGTATAAGTCCCTGCCCCCACCTATGAGCACCAGTTGTAGCAACAGCAGAAgataattttacacacacacacacacacacacacacacacacacacacacacacacacacacacacacacacacacacacacacacacacacacacgatggGGAGACCAGTAGCAGATCATctcataatgaaataaatattaaacattttacactgTTGTCTGTTATATAAATCTA from Tachypleus tridentatus isolate NWPU-2018 chromosome 1, ASM421037v1, whole genome shotgun sequence harbors:
- the LOC143232080 gene encoding inactive hydroxysteroid dehydrogenase-like protein 1 isoform X2, producing MGRSYEDSCFIREVLHHIEGYEGILAIVGSLFIGKVIISIVWNLFQGLFTYCFSFMRLQYFKKFGKWAEKDFGIVTSIIQADFTEGTRDLYLNIKEQLGDKEIGILVNNVGVMYDYPSLFLEVPETKIWQCITVNMMSVTMMTYLILPDMVKRRRGLVINMSSTSSFYPLPLMAAYSASKAYVDWFSRALTYEYSSSGIVIQTVLPSYVSTKLTRFSNFLQKPGFIVPDAPTFVRSAIRTVGMTSRTTGYWSHGLQWWFYEQIPESLWNISSWILQKMLDSGKLQEEQEKEKLS